The following coding sequences lie in one Portunus trituberculatus isolate SZX2019 chromosome 26, ASM1759143v1, whole genome shotgun sequence genomic window:
- the LOC123509293 gene encoding proline-rich extensin-like protein EPR1, giving the protein MREPVILLLLMVMQGAYGIFWHYPFMKMFHPTGYNCRYAEPGGVMMDPDTQLVPGQHLTVASTYEVEKHYVQLSFYICPAEIPKEVNRPWTFDCRKRVPVTIIQDMHSATLDVKMMYYFNVTLTTIRIPRHISCRRCGLMVEAVMLRHPTCKGSYKMRSCAFVSVNRHFPPICPQRPNVQHLTTPRPSITFPLPNKLPGPYPPPATRPFPSEGFERPEAPPEKLERPVPPPGFPKPFPPPVSPDTLFSETPEAAGPLFAPNTPENPLRPETLFPETHETAGPLFAPKAPENPCHTPDTPERTPTTTCETDKHIINFYKPGEEDGSKACSATPSNGGVRFTLKHFPESPKGEKTPSARHYTSELSDELLHETHSDNEESADVHKDMRLLDPGFIPHYPDSTAERQFLPSQLPTKAGNVEYPNSNPIPPPHPLPYKSTQSPDQHDNPGFHAEFSEEEGYHRSYSRDHSSLDESDGIGYRSNGLSHFHDDYMEGEHPRSAQPSTVPANPGKKYLPYFL; this is encoded by the exons atgagggAACCAGTCATCCTTTTACTCCTTATG gtGATGCAAGGAGCCTATGGAATATTTTGGCATTATCCCTTCATGAAAATGTTCCACCCCACGGGATATAACTGCAGATATGCTGag CCCGGTGGAGTGATGATGGACCCTGATACACAACTAGTGCCTGGACaa CATTTAACAGTGGCATCGACATATGAGGTGGAAAAGCATTATGTTCAATTGAGTTTCTACATCTGTCCTGCTGAGATACCAAAAGAAGTGAACAGGCCTTGGACATTTGACTGTAGGAAaag AGTCCCAGTAACCATCATTCAGGACATGCACTCAGCAACACTGGACGTTAAGATGATGTACTACTTCAACGtaaccctcaccaccatcaggaTTCCTCGCCACATCTCATGCAGGCGCTGTGGTCTCATG GTGGAGGCAGTGATGTTGCGGCACCCAACATGCAAAGGATCTTACAAAATGAGGTCCTGTGCTTTCGTCAGCGTCAACAGACATTTCCCACCAATCTGCCCTCAAAGACCCAATGTACAACACCTTACCACTCCAAGACCCTCAATAACATTCCCTCTCCCTAACAAACTACCAGGACCTTACCCTCCCCCTGCTACAAGGCCATTCCCTTCTGAAGGATTTGAAAGGCCAGAAGCTCCCCCTGAGAAACTCGAAAGGCCAGTACCTCCCCCAGGATTTCCAaagcccttccctccccctgtaAGTCCTGACACCCTATTCTCTGAAACTCCTGAGGCCGCAGGTCCTCTCTTTGCCCCTAACACCCCAGAAAACCCTTTAAGACCTGAGACCCTATTCCCTGAAACTCATGAGACTGCAGGTCCTCTGTTCGCCCCCAAGGCCCCAGAAAACCCTTGCCACACCCCTGACACACCTGAAAGGACTCCTACAACTACGtgtgagacagacaaacacatcaTCAACTTCTACAAACCCGGAGAGGAGGATGGTTCAAAGGCATGCTCAGCAACACCTAGCAATGGAGGCGTCAGGTTCACACTCAAACACTTCCCCGAGAGTCCAAAGGGAGAAAAGACCCCATCCGCACGCCATTACACTTCCGAGCTGAGTGACGAACTGCTACATGAGACACACTCCGACAATGAGGAGTCTGCTGATGTACATAAGGACATGAGATTGCTGGACCCAGGTTTCATCCCTCATTACCCAGACAGCACTGCAGAACGCCAATTCCTTCCATCACAGTTACCTACAAAGGCTGGCAATGTAGAGTACCCAAATTCCAACCCAATTCCACCACCTCATCCCTTACCCTATAAATCCACTCAGTCACCAGATCAACATGACAACCCAGGATTTCACGCAGAGTTCAGCGAGGAGGAAGGTTATCATCGCAGCTACAGTAGGGACCACAGCAGCCTGGATGAAAGCGATGGGATAGGCTATAGATCGAATGGATTGTCGCACTTCCATGATGACTATATGGAAGGGGAGCACCCACGATCAGCACAGCCCTCAACAGTACCCGCTAACCCTGGTAAGAAATATCTGCCATATTTTCTATAA